The genomic stretch AGGCGAGGTCGTCGTGGTCGGCGTCGACGAGCCAGACGGTGTCCCGCAGGTCGCCGACGACCGAGCGCGCCGTCGAGGACAACGTCGCGAGGGTCTCCCGCGCGGACTCCGGCATCGCGGCCGTCCGCCCGACCATGTCGAGGCGGAGCGCGACGCTGGAGATCTTGCTGCCGATGCCGTCGTGGAGGTCGTCCGCGATGCGTCGGCGGGTCTGCTCGATGCGATGGATCTGCGCGATCCGGTAGCGGTGGCCCGCGTACCCGAGGCTCCCGAGAAGGCTCGCGATGAGCAGCCAGAACGGGACCGTCTGCCAGAACGGAGGGCGCACGCGGACCGGCACGCGGAGCGTGGGGCTCCAGTAGCCGTCGCGGTTGGTCGCGGTCACTTCGAACGTGTAGCGCCCCGGCGCCAGCGCGGGGTAGCGCGCCTCGGGCCCGGCCGCGGCCCACGCCTCCGAGGCGCCGAGCAGCCGAACGCGGTAGCGCGTCTGGCCGGACTGCCGGAGGTCCAGCGCCGCATACCGGAACGCGACATCGTTCTCGCGGTGGCGGAGGTCGAGGGCGAGGTCGCCTGCGGGCATCGGGCGCTCCACCCCATCGACCACGACGCCGGTCAGCACCACCGGCGAGGGGGTGTCGTCCACGCCGATCCGCGCGGGGTCGAACACGGTCAGCCCGCCCGCGCCGCCGACGGCAATCTCGCCGGAGGGCGACTGGTCGCGGGCGTACCAGTAGAGTTCCGTCGACGCGAGGCCGTCGGCGGCCGTGAACGGCGTGAACACCTCCGCCTCGGGGTCGAACCGGACGAGTCCGAGGTTGGTGCTCATCCAGACCGTGCCGGACGCATCCGTGAAGAGCCCCCCGACCGCCTCCGGCAGCAGGCCGTCGTCCGGGGTGTAGACGCGGCAGGCGCCCGTCTCCCGGTCGTAGCGAACCAGCTGGTTGTCGCGCCCGCCGATCCAGAGCGCCCCCCCCGGCGCGACGGCCAGCGAGAGCAGCACGTCGCCCATCGGGCAGTCCGGCGCGACGCGCTCCGCCCGCCCGGTGCCGAGGTCGAGCCGCCAGAGGCCGAGCCGGGCCGTCGCGACCCAGAGGACGCCCTCGGCCTCCACCACCTGCCAGACGTTGTCGGCGGGGATCCGGTCGGCCCCCTCGACGCTGTCGTACCGCCGGACGACACGCCCGCTCAGCGCGTCGACCCGGACCAGGCCGGCCTCACTCGTGCTCACCCAGAGCTGGCCCGGATAGCGTCGGCTCGGGGTGAGATCGGCGACGAGCCCGCCGCGGTCGGACGCGAGGGGCAACGGCTCGGCCTGCCCCGTCTCGGGGCGGAACCGCCACAGCGTCGCCCCGCGCCCGCCCAGCCAGACGGACCCGTCCGCCACCTCCTGAATCGCGAAGACCACCGCGAGCGGATGGGGCGCATCGAACCACCGCTCGGCCTGCCCCGTCTGGCGGTCGATCCGGTGGAGGCCGCCCTGGATGGTCCCTGCCCAGACCGTCGACGAGTCGCGCCTGGAGACGTGGACACTGACGACATCCGGCACGGCGAGCGGCTCGCCCGGTCCGCTGCGAAATGCCGTAAAGCGCGGACGCCCCACCGCCGCGTGGTAGACGCCGCGCGTCGTCCCGACCCACAGCACCCCGTTGCGCTCGACCAGGGACAGCACCTCCACCCGGTCGAACGGCTCCGGCAGCCCCTCGGCGAGCGGCATCGGCGCGAGCGTGCCCGCCCGCGCGTCGAGCACACGGACGCCGCCGCCGCGGTAGCCCACCCAGACCTCGTCCGGGCGCACACCCGACGGCGCCAGGGCCGAGACCGGCGCCCCGCCCCCCCCGAGGCGCACGCCGCCGGGTCCGAGGCCGACCACCTCGCCCGACTGGCGCCCGGCCCACACTCGCCCGCCCGCCTCCGCCAGCGTGGTCGCGTCCTCGACCGACCGGTCCACGCGCACGCGCCCCTGCTCGATCCGAGTCACCCCGCCGACCGTCGCCACCGCCACGCCGCCCGAGGCGAGCCGGACCACCGCGCGGACG from Rubrivirga sp. SAORIC476 encodes the following:
- a CDS encoding sensor histidine kinase, yielding MRLVVWLALLLLPLCAKAQPPLQFRHLGLSDGLSSSVVTAVEVDARGFIWFGSMGAADRYDGARLRPFALGPGVDDAYTFALAESSDGTVWAGGADGLWRRLPRAADFRRVRLGSLADVSVRALEAGEETLWVGTLGDGLLRIEGGRVRRYTARGGHLASDTVRAVVRLASGGVAVATVGGVTRIEQGRVRVDRSVEDATTLAEAGGRVWAGRQSGEVVGLGPGGVRLGGGGAPVSALAPSGVRPDEVWVGYRGGGVRVLDARAGTLAPMPLAEGLPEPFDRVEVLSLVERNGVLWVGTTRGVYHAAVGRPRFTAFRSGPGEPLAVPDVVSVHVSRRDSSTVWAGTIQGGLHRIDRQTGQAERWFDAPHPLAVVFAIQEVADGSVWLGGRGATLWRFRPETGQAEPLPLASDRGGLVADLTPSRRYPGQLWVSTSEAGLVRVDALSGRVVRRYDSVEGADRIPADNVWQVVEAEGVLWVATARLGLWRLDLGTGRAERVAPDCPMGDVLLSLAVAPGGALWIGGRDNQLVRYDRETGACRVYTPDDGLLPEAVGGLFTDASGTVWMSTNLGLVRFDPEAEVFTPFTAADGLASTELYWYARDQSPSGEIAVGGAGGLTVFDPARIGVDDTPSPVVLTGVVVDGVERPMPAGDLALDLRHRENDVAFRYAALDLRQSGQTRYRVRLLGASEAWAAAGPEARYPALAPGRYTFEVTATNRDGYWSPTLRVPVRVRPPFWQTVPFWLLIASLLGSLGYAGHRYRIAQIHRIEQTRRRIADDLHDGIGSKISSVALRLDMVGRTAAMPESARETLATLSSTARSVVGDLRDTVWLVDADHDDLASVVSRMEQFAVATLAGRGHVTAPAEPPPPRLLTMEARRDLYMLFTEALHNAVRHARASCVAVRIEASADRVAFDVEDDGVGFDPSEVARGRGLTTMTRRAEALGGAITWTPREGGGTIVRFETDLG